The Haloterrigena turkmenica DSM 5511 genome includes the window CACGACATGTTAGACGACGAGGGACGGGAGGCGCGGGCGAAGGAACTGCTCGAGAAGGTCGGGCTCGACCCGCGCCACTATAACCGCCACCCCCACGCGTTCTCGGGGGGCCAGCGCCAGCGGATCAACCTCGCGCGAGCGCTGTCGGTCGATCCCGACTTCGTGGTCTGCGACGAACCGGTCTCCGCGCTCGACGTCTCGATTCAGGCTCAAGTGATGAACACGATGGACGAACTCCAGGAGGAGTTCGGCCTCACCTACCTCTTCATCGCCCACGACCTCTCGGTCATCCGCTACGTCTCCGACCGCGTGGCGGTGATGTATCTGGGTCACATCGTCGAGGTCGCCGAGAAGGAGGAATTGTTCGAGAACCCTCAGCACCCCTACACGAAGGCGTTACTCGAGTCCATCCCCGTCCCCGATCCGCGCGAGGAGGGCGTCCGCGGCGTCCTCGAGGGCGAGGTGCCGAGTCCGCAGAATCCGCCCTCGGGCTGTCGGTTCCGGACGCGGTGTCCGCGACTGATCGCGCCGGCGGAGTACGACCTGACCGATGAGGAGTGGGCCCACACCCGCGCGTTCATGCGGGCGGTCAAACGCCGGACCTTCGAGGCGATGCCGGCCGCCGAGCTCCGTCAAGAGTTCTTCGGCGGCCAGCCGCCCGGCGGCGAGGCCGGCGAGATCGTCGCCGAGGCGATCGACCGGCTCGCGACCGACCGCGACGGCGGCTCGAGCGGGGACGACGCGGCCGTCACCGACGACGACTGGGACGAGGTGAGTTCCCTCCTGCTCGAGTCGTTCGCAGAACGGAGCATCTGCGCCGAGGAGCGACCCGCGTACGACCTCGAGCCGGCGGTCGGGTCGGGCGAACACTTCGCCGCGTGTCACCTTCACCGCTGACGGTTCGACATCGATCTCGCCATTGTATCTGATTTCGTACCCTTGATATCCTTTCTCTAGGATCGGAAATTGGTGTCGATAAATCACCCAAATTCGGCATCGAATAGGTCTAGAACGCCCGTTCGGTCGATAGTAGAATCTCTGGCCGTTACCGCTGGAACCACACGATCTTTCATCTCGAAAATACTTATATGCGTGCCGCACTTCTTTACTCATACATGAGTAAGATACTCGCAACCGTCACGGCAGGCACGCAGCGACTGGCAAAGACTCGACGAACGATCCGACACTCTCCCGAGTTCGGAGAGGACCGCACGACGAACGAGGACGGCACTCCCGCGACGCGTATCCCGACCGGCGGATTCCTCACCGGGTGAGGACGACCGCAATGTCCGCCGGGAGCGATCGCGACCCCCCTCCTTCCACTCGAGACTGACTTCGTAGCGACCGCCCCGGTTGCAGCAACCGGTCTCCGCTGGCTCGACAGTCGTTCGCACGGCGTTGTACCGTTCGACCGCCTCCCGCAACCAGCGTTCGACGCCCGTTTCGGTTCCACTCGAAGCGACCGTTCTAGACATCCGTTACCAACCCACAGAGTGGGTGAAACCACTTTGACAGCCGACGGTGTAGCGGGCGGTATGGAGCTTCGACCAGCCACCCTCGAGGACCGTCCGGCGATCAGGAGCGTCGCTCGCGCCACCTGGCACGACACGTACGACGAACTCGAGCCCGACGCGATCGACGAGACGATCGACGACTGGTACGGCGACGAGCAACTCGAGGAGGCCCTCTCGGAACCGGGGACGGCGTTTCTCGTCGCCGAGATCGACGACGCGGTCGTCGGCTTCACCCACGGCGTCGTCAGCGGGGCGGAGGGCGACGTCCTCCGGATGGCGGTGCACCCGGACCACCAGGGGCAGGGAATCGGGACGGCGTTGCACGAACGACTGTGCGAGGACCTGCAGGACTTCAACATGGAGCGCATGCGGGCGATCGACCTCGCCTCCAACGAGGGCGGCCGAGCGTTCTACGAGCGACAGGGATTCGAGCAGACTGGCGAGGGGACCGTCGAGATGGGCGGCGAAGAGCGCCGGGAAGTCGTCTACACGCTCGAGCTCTGATCGTCGGGACCTCGGCGCTCGAATCGGACGAGCGAGTCGCATCCGAGCGATTGTTCTCGAGACGCCGTGCCGATCGCTGACTGTTCGCTGACAATCGCTCGTACTGGAGAGCATACGGCGGCGAACGCAGCGTAGCCGGCGCTCTCTGTAGCGAGCGGTCAATCTATTGACCGTCGCCACACCGACCGGCAGAGGCTACCAGCAATTATATACAGTATGCTGCTAAACCCATGTTTAGAGATGTCTAATCTTTTGTTGGACCCCGCACAAACGGCGGGTGAGGACCCGTGAACGAACTGCTGACCGTCCTCCTCGAGTCGCTGCGGGACGGTTACGTGCAGGTGAGCGCGTTCGTCGCGGTGACGGTGCTGGCGTTCGGACTGATCCAGTACCGGACCGACGGCGCCGTGCTCTCGGTCATCGAGGAGAACGAGCGACTGCAGGTACTGTTCGGCGGCCTCCTCGGGCTGACGCCCGGCTGTGGCGGCGCCATCGTCGTGATGCCGCTGTACGTCCGCGGCACGGTCAGCTTCGGGACTGTCGTCGCGACGCTGGGGGCGACCGCGGGCGATTCGGCGTTCGTCATCCTCGCGCTCGCGCCCGAAGCCGCGCTGTACGCCTACGCCATCGCCTTCGCGGCCTCCGTCGCGACCGGCTACCTCGTCGATTCCGTCGGACTGGGCGTCACTCGAGTCGACGACGCCGTCGCGAAGCTCTCACCGGCGATGGCCGACGGCGGCACCGTCGTCAACGGCGGCGTCGGACCGAATCCCACCCACGACTACTGCGGCCCGGCGCCGGCACACGCTCACGAAGCCGGCCCGGATCGAGAGTCTCGAGTTCTCACCCCGCTCTCGCACCTCGCACACGTGCTGTGGTGGGTCGCGGCCGTCGCGGGGCTCGTCCTCGGGAGCCTCTACCTGCTGCGCGGCGGTCCCGAGGTCGCGCTGACCGCGGGCCTCAGCTTCGACGGACTCTTCACCATCACCGGCATCGTCGGCGCGGCGCTGTCGCTGTACCTCTACGCGATCGGCCGCCACTACGTCGGTGAGGGGGAGATCGCCCGGGCGCGCGACTCCTTCGGGTCGATCTACGACACGCTCACCCACGCGGCGATGGAGACGAGTTTCGTCACCGTCTGGGTACTCGTAGCGTTCCTCGTCTACGAGTACGCCGTCCTCCTCACGGGAATCGACGTCACGACCGTCGCCGCGGCGGCCGGGGTGCTCGCCCCGATCGGCGGCGCCGTCGTCGGCCTCATTCCGGGTTGCGGCCCCCAGATCCTGCTGGCGAGCGTCTATGCCGAGGGCGGACTACCGTTTTCGGCGCTGACCGC containing:
- a CDS encoding ABC transporter ATP-binding protein — protein: MSSGLRLGDDSGYEGDGPLLELEAVSKYFAQESGLFAGLQFEPDRFPPISMDPGTVQAVDDVSLEIRPGETLGLVGESGCGKSTLGRTILRLLEPTEGDIYFKGRNLADLGGEELRRTRSDMQMIFQDPQSSLDPRMKVGQIIEEPMRAHDMLDDEGREARAKELLEKVGLDPRHYNRHPHAFSGGQRQRINLARALSVDPDFVVCDEPVSALDVSIQAQVMNTMDELQEEFGLTYLFIAHDLSVIRYVSDRVAVMYLGHIVEVAEKEELFENPQHPYTKALLESIPVPDPREEGVRGVLEGEVPSPQNPPSGCRFRTRCPRLIAPAEYDLTDEEWAHTRAFMRAVKRRTFEAMPAAELRQEFFGGQPPGGEAGEIVAEAIDRLATDRDGGSSGDDAAVTDDDWDEVSSLLLESFAERSICAEERPAYDLEPAVGSGEHFAACHLHR
- a CDS encoding GNAT family N-acetyltransferase: MELRPATLEDRPAIRSVARATWHDTYDELEPDAIDETIDDWYGDEQLEEALSEPGTAFLVAEIDDAVVGFTHGVVSGAEGDVLRMAVHPDHQGQGIGTALHERLCEDLQDFNMERMRAIDLASNEGGRAFYERQGFEQTGEGTVEMGGEERREVVYTLEL
- a CDS encoding putative manganese transporter; translated protein: MNELLTVLLESLRDGYVQVSAFVAVTVLAFGLIQYRTDGAVLSVIEENERLQVLFGGLLGLTPGCGGAIVVMPLYVRGTVSFGTVVATLGATAGDSAFVILALAPEAALYAYAIAFAASVATGYLVDSVGLGVTRVDDAVAKLSPAMADGGTVVNGGVGPNPTHDYCGPAPAHAHEAGPDRESRVLTPLSHLAHVLWWVAAVAGLVLGSLYLLRGGPEVALTAGLSFDGLFTITGIVGAALSLYLYAIGRHYVGEGEIARARDSFGSIYDTLTHAAMETSFVTVWVLVAFLVYEYAVLLTGIDVTTVAAAAGVLAPIGGAVVGLIPGCGPQILLASVYAEGGLPFSALTANAIAQDGDALFPLLAVDARAAIVATIYNFLPAVVVGVALHLLWAPVFGMAEYGFGVL